A region from the Zonotrichia leucophrys gambelii isolate GWCS_2022_RI chromosome Z, RI_Zleu_2.0, whole genome shotgun sequence genome encodes:
- the POLK gene encoding DNA polymerase kappa — protein sequence MDNMKKVSNSSCNDGLLLRMGLNDNKAGMQGLDKEKINKIIMEATKGSKFYENELKKDQQVNQRIEKMMQLKEKITAQQLLKAQMQVDKLVIELEQNRNLSSTIVHIDMDAFYAAVEMRDNPELKEKPIAVGSMSMLSTSNYHARRFGVRAAMPGFIAKRLCPHLTIVPLNFEKYGKVSKEVREILAEYDPNFMPMGLDEAYLNITEHLEQRLNWPEDRRRFFFNTESTTGIDKDCVNMSAKFNEGEVSSSPVLFEDNTSLMDDEHEQRGLSVENSVVFGTSAEEVVKEIRFRIEQKTQLTASAGIAPNTMLAKMCSDCNKPNGQYRITPERQAVLDFLKDLPIRKVPGIGKVTEKMLKALGIVTCSELYQQRALLSLLFSEVSWRNFLDISLGLGSTHLEKDGERKSMSTERTFSEINTAEDQYSLCRELCRDLAQELQKEGLKGKTVTLKLKNVNFEVKTRASTVLSSVSTEEEIFTVAKDLLGTEIDSVAPHPLRIRLMGVRVSGFLTEEEKKYQQKSITSFLKSGKEIGYLRLQPEKSNQEYFTKNSEATHRGSFFDQKRAARQLNSENISPNESIGKQLFHDDRSANIVEETKKDADLQNSNVCKIFTCPVCFEKQSSNNLEELNRHIDECLNGMCVKDTVKISKNDSSRANTSNFLPQFKTEWVDKCQKNETYQLSGTDQSASVSDSSTDNSTEKFAQIIPDKSPRERQPNNLSDIARNVCMKQCVFPKRMSQDNEDHFDKTEDKEGSSSSCFFEVKEDSVLVCPVCNSEQKTTNLMSFNRHVDICLNKGLIQELTEKQDFPTKTYNVENSNRIFSGGLSKGQQYTNPSQGTKRSGLTASQSVSKKPKASNSKHTIKMFFK from the exons ATGGACAACATGAAAAAAGTTTCTAACAGCTCTTGCAATGACGGACTTCTACTTAGAATGGGTCTTAATGATAACAAAGCTGGAATGCAGGGTTTGGATAAGGAGAAAATCAATAAAATCATCATGGAAGCTACCAAG ggttCTAAGTTTTATGAAAATGAACTTAAGAAAGATCAACAAGTTAACCAACGAATTGAAAAAATGATGCagctaaaagagaaaattacagCCCAACAGCTCTTGAAAGCACAGATGCAG GTGGACAAACTTGTGATAGAACTGGAACAGAACCGTAACCTTAGCAGTACAATTGTACATATTGACATGGATGCCTTCTATGCAGCTGTGGAAATGCGAGACAATccagagctgaaggaaaaacctATAGCAGTGGGATCAATGAGTATGTTG TCCACCTCAAATTACCATGCTCGGAGATTTGGGGTACGTGCAGCCATGCCTGGATTTATTGCTAAAAGGCTATGTCCCCATCTAACTATAGTACCACtaaactttgaaaaatatgGCAAAGTGAGTAAAGAG GTTAGAGAAATACTGGCTGAATATGATCCCAATTTTATGCCTATGGGCCTAGATGAAGCCTACCTGAACATAACAGAGCACTTGGAGCAAAGGCTGAACTGGCCTGAAGATAGAAGAAGGttcttttttaatacagaaagcACTACAGGAATAG ATAAAGATTGTGTGAATATGTCTGCCAAATTTAACGAAGGTGAAGTCTCTTCTTCACCAGTGCTGTTTGAAGACAACACATCTCTGATGGATGACGAACATGAACAAAGAGGTCTATCAGTGGAAAACTCAGTTGTCTTTGGAACTTCTGCAGAGGAAGTTGTGAAGGAAATTCGCTTTAGGATTGAGCAGAAAACTCAACTGACTGCTAGTGCAG gaatAGCACCAAATACAATGTTAGCAAAAATGTGCAGTGATTGTAATAAGCCTAATGGCCAATACAGAATTACTCCTGAGAGACAAGCAGTGCTAGACTTCTTAAAAGATTTGCCCATTAGAAAG GTGCCAGGTATTGGAAAAGTAACAGAGAAGATGTTAAAAGCACTTGGAATTGTGACTTGCTCAGAACTTTACCAGCAGAGGGCgctgctttctcttcttttttcagaAGTATCTTGGCGTAATTTCTTGGATATTTCACTTGGTTTGGGCTCAACACATTTGGAAAA ggatggagaaagaaaaagtatgaGCACTGAAAG AACATTCAGTGAAATTAACACGGCAGAAGACCAGTACAGTTTGTGTcgagagctctgcagagacctTGCTCAAGAGTTACAAAAAGAGGGACTTAAG GGTAAAACTGTTACATTGAAGCTTAAGAATGTGAATTTCGAAGTTAAAACCAGAGCTTCAACTGTGCTGTCTTCTGTTTCTACTGAGGAGGAAATATTTACTGTTGCTAAAGATTTGTTAGGAACAGAAATTGATAGTGTTGCTCCTCACCCTCTACGGATAAGACTTATGG GTGTACGAGTATCAGGATTTCtaactgaagaagaaaagaaataccaACAAAAAAGCATTACAAGTTTCTtaaaatcaggaaaagaaattggTTACCTTAGGCTTCAGCCAGAGAAGTCCAACCAAGAGTATTTCACAAAAAATTCAGAAGCAACTCATAGAGGGAGTTTTTTTGATCAAAAGCGAGCAGCAAGACAACTAAACAGTGAGAATATTTCTCCAAATGAAAGCATAGGTAAGCAGCTGTTTCATGATGATAGATCAGCAAACATTGtggaagaaacaaagaaagacGCCGATTTACAGAATTCTAATGTTTGTAAGATCTTCACCTGTCCTGTGTGCTTtgagaaacagagcagcaataaTTTGGAAGAACTTAATAGACACATTGATGAGTGCCTCAATGGGATGTGTGTTAAAGATACTGTGAAAATATCCAAGAATGACAGTTCAAGAGCAAATACATCTAACTTTCTTCCACAGTTTAAAACTGAGTGGGTTGATAAATgtcaaaaaaatgaaacatatcAATTATCAGGAACAGACCAGTCTGCAAGTGTATCTGACAGCTCTACTGACAATAGCACAGAAAAATTTGCTCAGATAATACCTGATAAATCTCCCAGAGAACGACAGCCTAACAATCTCAGTGACATTGCTAGAAATGTGTGTATGAAACAGTGTGTCTTCCCCAAACGAATGTCACAAGACAATGAAGACCATTTTGACAAGACTGAAGATAAAGAAGGAAGTAGTTCATCCTGTTTCTTTGAAGTCAAAGAAGACAGTGTTCTTGTTTGTCCAGTTTGTAATTCAGAACAGAAAACCACCAATCTAATGTCATTTAACAGACATGTTGATATCTGCTTAAATAAAGGCCTTATCCAGGAGCTAACAGAAAAACAGGATTTTCCGACTAAGACTTATAATGTGGAAAACTCAAACAGAATTTTCTCTG gaGGTTTAAGCAAAGGACAGCAATACACAAATCCTTCACAAGGAACAAAAAG GTCTGGACTAACAGCTTCACAGTCAGTATCTAAAAAACCCAAGGCAAGCAATTCCAAACATACaatcaaaatgttttttaaatga